Proteins encoded by one window of Primulina huaijiensis isolate GDHJ02 chromosome 1, ASM1229523v2, whole genome shotgun sequence:
- the LOC140980848 gene encoding peroxynitrite isomerase Rv2717c produces the protein MAANFMPPSPKLPQSAVHPAVQPLSYLLGSWKGNGEGSFPTISPFRYSEELQFSHSPNKPVIAYSSKTWKLGSGEPMHAESGFWRPKPDGTIEVVIAQSTGLVEVQKGTYDAKERSVKLKCSLVGNATKVKEITRVFEMVDGELAYEVEMATNLTSLQTHLKASLKKL, from the exons ATGGCTGCGAATTTCATGCCGCCGTCGCCTAAGCTGCCTCAGTCTGCTGTTCACCCGGCGGTGCAGCCGTTGTCGTATTTGCTCGGTTCATGGAAAGGCAATGGGGAGGGGAGCTTTCCCACGATCTCACCTTTTCGTTACTCGGAAGAGCTTCAATTTTCTCACTCTCCTAACAAG CCCGTGATAGCTTATTCATCGAAGACTTGGAAATTGGGCTCCGGAGAGCCCATGCACGCGGAAAGCGGTTTCTGGCGGCCGAAACCTGACGGGACAATTGAAGTTGTCATTGCTCAGAGCACTGGTCTAGTTGAAGTCCAG AAAGGGACGTATGATGCAAAGGAGAGAAGTGTAAAGCTCAAGTGCTCACTTGTTGGAAATGCCACCAAG GTGAAAGAGATAACCAGAGTCTTTGAAATGGTTGACGGAGAATTGGCTTATGAGGTTGAAATGGCAACAAATCTCACGAGTCTCCAAACACACTTGAAAGCTTCGCTAAAGAAGCTTTGA
- the LOC140980824 gene encoding serine/threonine-protein kinase RHS3-like: protein MNYTPSEDNESEQAGKMDLASKSSGGPSTLNASHFLKKSEQMPKRNANHGRVSPCEPISVFPGFQNNSTSIHKSPSDFKRTEAAMSNGINPCPLLSPRIFMATDHLTSAASSPSTIHHGGSNGSSRSEVVDSTSAPLKPHTGGDVRWDAISFASSKESPLGLSNFRLLKRLGYGDIGSVYLVELRGINAFFAMKVMDKGSLANRNKLLRAQTEREILSLLDHPFLPTLYSHFETEKFYCLVMEFCSGGNLHSLRQKPPNKYFTEEAARFYASEVLLALEYLHMLGIVYRDLKPENVLVREEGHIMLLDFDLSLRCSVSPTLVKSSSVHNGNSMDGSNGVIDNENAVRSCMQPSTFFPRLLYPKKNRKSKSDFGLGHSTNVLPELMAEPTNVRSMSFVGTHEYLAPEIIRGEGHSSAVDWWTFGIFLYELLLGTTPFKGSGNRATLFNVVGQPFKFPETPQVNLSARDLKRGLLVKEPHKRIPYKRGATEIKQHPFFEGVNWALVRSALPPSIPEPVDFTQFACKDSNNLDKKIADIGNDRNKGSSTDSYYVDFEYF from the exons ATGAATTACACGCCATCAGAAGACAATGAAAGTGAGCAGGCGGGCAAGATGGATCTAGCTTCCAAAAGTTCAGGCGGCCCGTCAACATTAAATGCATCTCATTTCTTGAAGAAATCAGAGCAAATGCCGAAGAGGAACGCCAATCATGGCAGGGTCTCACCATGTGAACCTATCTCTGTTTTCCCCGGATTCCAAAATAATTCAACTTCAATCCATAAATCACCAAGTGATTTTAAAAGAACGGAGGCAGCAATGTCAAATGGGATAAATCCATGCCCGTTGCTCAGCCCAAGAATATTTATGGCTACCGATCATTTGACTAGTGCAGCATCTAGCCCATCTACCATCCACCATGGCGGGAGTAATGGCAGCAGCCGTAGTGAAGTTGTGGACAGTACAAGCGCACCCCTCAAGCCCCACACTGGTGGGGATGTTCGATGGGATGCCATTAGTTTTGCTTCTTCAAAAGAATCTCCGCTTGGTCTCAGCAATTTTCGGCTTTTGAAACGGCTTGGATATGGGGACATTGGAAGCGTCTATCTTGTTGAACTTAGAGGAATCAATGCCTTCTTTGCCATGAAAGTTATGGATAAAGGTTCTCTCGCAAATAGAAATAAGCTACTTCGGGCTCAAACAGAACGAGAGATTCTTAGTCTTCTTGACCACCCTTTCTTACCGACATTATATTCACATTTTGAGACTGAGAAGTTCTATTGCTTGGTCATGGAGTTCTGCAGTGGAGGTAACCTTCATTCTCTTCGGCAAAAGCCGCCCAACAAATACTTTACCGAGGAAGCTGCTAG ATTTTATGCATCTGAGGTCTTGTTAGCGCTCGAGTATCTGCACATGCTCGGAATCGTTTACAGAGATCTAAAGCCCGAAAATGTGCTAGTGAGAGAAGAGGGTCATATCATGCTTTTGGATTTTGACTTATCTCTCCGATGCTCTGTGAGTCCAACACTAGTAAAATCTTCATCTGTCCATAACGGAAATTCAATGGATGGTTCTAATGGTGTCATAGACAATGAAAATGCAGTGCGCAGCTGTATGCAGCCATCAACTTTTTTCCCGCGGCTCCTCTACCCAAAAAAGAATCGAAAATCAAAATCCGACTTTGGATTAGGCCATAGCACCAACGTCCTTCCCGAGCTAATGGCCGAGCCCACAAATGTACGTTCAATGTCTTTTGTCGGGACACACGAATATCTCGCTCCAGAGATCATTCGTGGAGAGGGACACAGCAGTGCAGTGGATTGGTGGACATTTGGCATTTTCTTATACGAGCTCTTACTCGGAACGACCCCTTTTAAGGGTTCGGGAAATCGAGCCACGCTGTTCAATGTTGTTGGCCAGCCATTCAAATTTCCCGAAACTCCGCAAGTTAATCTTTCGGCCCGTGATCTTAAACGAGGGCTACTTGTGAAGGAGCCACACAAGCGAATCCCGTACAAGAGGGGTGCTACCGAAATAAAACAGCATCCTTTCTTCGAGGGTGTGAACTGGGCACTGGTCAGAAGTGCCTTGCCTCCTTCTATTCCTGAACCTGTCGATTTTACTCAGTTTGCGTGCAAAGATTCGAATAATTTGGACAAGAAGATTGCTGATATTGGAAATGATAGGAACAAAGGCAGCTCTACCGATTCTTATTATGTTGATTTTGAATATTTCTGA